One window from the genome of Pseudanabaena yagii GIHE-NHR1 encodes:
- the dnaA gene encoding chromosomal replication initiator protein DnaA produces the protein MSVDISLETLWNQVLELLESQLSRPTYEGWIKTVVADELTADRLTIRTPSLFAKNWLHKYYFQNITDAVTEILGYPVEVYIVAAPSGEPPSGQPDEDVTEDEGGQEGLLETAIANEAVQAMAASLPATNIQSDPQVENSHSSPRHNNLNPKYNFNRFVVGATNRMAHAAALAVSESPGREFNPLFLCGGVGLGKTHLMQAIAHYHLEIEPRARIAYVSTEQFTNDLIAAIRKDSMQRFRELYREIDMLIVDDIQFIEGKEYTQEEFFHTFNTLYEAGKQIVLASDRPPAQIPRLQERLCSRFSMGLIADIQVPDLETRMAILQKKAEYDNLKIPADVLHYIAASYTSNIRELEGALVRTVAYISISGLPMTVENVAPVLNPPKEPVEVSAEMVLSVVTEMLNIDLADLLGNSRRREISQARQYVMYLMRQHTNLSLPKIGEAVGGKDHTTVMYSCEKVAQLQSTDGDVAQLLRQLSDRIYFIAQSKN, from the coding sequence ATGTCTGTTGATATTTCCTTAGAAACCCTCTGGAATCAAGTCCTTGAACTTCTTGAAAGCCAACTGAGCCGCCCTACATACGAAGGATGGATTAAGACTGTTGTGGCTGACGAGCTTACAGCCGATCGCTTGACGATTCGCACCCCATCACTTTTTGCCAAGAATTGGCTACATAAATATTATTTTCAAAACATTACGGATGCTGTCACTGAAATTTTAGGTTATCCCGTCGAAGTGTATATTGTGGCGGCTCCCAGTGGTGAACCTCCCAGTGGACAACCCGATGAGGATGTTACTGAGGACGAAGGTGGTCAAGAGGGACTTTTAGAAACAGCGATCGCCAATGAGGCAGTACAGGCGATGGCAGCTTCGCTCCCTGCTACGAATATACAGAGTGACCCACAGGTTGAGAATAGCCATAGTTCACCAAGGCACAATAATCTCAATCCTAAATACAATTTCAACCGCTTTGTGGTTGGAGCAACCAATCGGATGGCTCATGCTGCTGCCTTAGCCGTATCTGAGTCCCCCGGACGCGAATTTAATCCCTTATTTCTTTGCGGTGGTGTGGGCTTAGGCAAAACTCACCTTATGCAAGCGATCGCCCATTATCATCTGGAAATCGAACCGAGGGCACGCATTGCCTATGTGTCCACAGAGCAATTCACTAATGATCTGATTGCCGCAATTCGCAAAGATAGTATGCAGAGATTTCGGGAGTTATACCGCGAGATCGATATGCTGATCGTCGATGATATTCAATTCATTGAGGGCAAGGAATATACCCAAGAGGAGTTTTTTCACACCTTTAACACCCTCTATGAAGCGGGTAAACAAATTGTGCTGGCAAGCGATCGCCCACCTGCTCAAATACCTCGTTTACAAGAGCGTCTATGTTCGCGCTTCTCGATGGGTTTAATTGCCGATATTCAGGTTCCCGATTTAGAAACCCGCATGGCAATTTTGCAGAAAAAAGCCGAATACGACAATCTCAAAATTCCTGCCGATGTGCTGCATTACATTGCTGCTAGCTATACCTCCAACATTCGTGAATTAGAGGGAGCTTTAGTAAGAACCGTTGCCTATATTTCCATCTCAGGCTTACCGATGACGGTAGAAAATGTCGCGCCCGTTCTCAATCCTCCCAAGGAACCTGTAGAAGTCTCCGCCGAAATGGTTTTGAGTGTGGTGACGGAAATGCTAAATATTGATTTAGCCGATCTCTTAGGTAATTCCCGCCGCCGCGAAATTAGCCAAGCGCGTCAATATGTAATGTACTTAATGCGCCAACATACCAATCTCAGCCTTCCCAAAATTGGTGAAGCTGTGGGAGGTAAAGACCATACAACGGTGATGTATAGCTGCGAAAAGGTCGCACAACTACAATCCACTGATGGTGATGTTGCTCAGTTATTAAGACAGTTAAGCGATCGCATTTACTTCATAGCCCAATCAAAAAATTAA
- the pdxA gene encoding 4-hydroxythreonine-4-phosphate dehydrogenase PdxA, translated as MNILRHSSWQSKPRIALTIGDPAGIGTEIILKSLADRDLRTLDAEFTIFGDRRYLESNYQLLKNLKTTNIQIADPASLGIFDIRIDGEITLGVGNRGSGAASFAYLDQAIAQTLAGKFDGIVTAPIAKSAWKQAGHDYAGQTELLAERSHIDDFGMLFVGKSPYTDWILRALLATVHIPLSEVTRQLTPELIEQKLELLRRSLLQDFGITHPRIAIAGINPHSGEQGQLGIEERDWLQPLIDRYRQQHPNVQITNPIPPDTMWVNPAKAWKDRDRIFLGYDAYLAMYHDQGLIPVKLLAFDRAVNTTIGLPFVRTSPDHGTAFDIAGKGIADPASTIEAIKLAVELVQIRQETS; from the coding sequence ATGAACATTCTGCGGCATTCATCTTGGCAATCTAAACCTCGAATAGCTCTCACTATAGGCGATCCCGCAGGAATTGGAACGGAAATCATTCTAAAATCTCTTGCCGATCGCGATTTACGAACTCTAGATGCTGAGTTCACCATATTTGGTGATCGGCGGTATCTTGAGTCAAATTATCAATTATTAAAAAATTTAAAAACTACCAATATCCAAATTGCCGATCCTGCGAGTTTAGGGATATTTGATATTCGCATTGATGGGGAAATTACGCTAGGAGTTGGCAACCGCGGAAGTGGAGCCGCGAGTTTTGCCTATTTAGATCAGGCGATCGCCCAAACTCTAGCGGGTAAATTCGATGGGATCGTCACTGCACCTATTGCCAAATCAGCATGGAAACAAGCAGGACATGACTATGCAGGGCAAACTGAGTTATTGGCTGAGCGTAGTCACATCGATGATTTTGGGATGCTATTTGTCGGCAAATCGCCATATACGGACTGGATTTTGCGAGCTTTGCTAGCAACGGTGCATATTCCTTTGAGCGAAGTTACTAGACAGCTTACACCTGAACTGATCGAGCAAAAATTAGAATTATTGCGCCGATCGCTATTACAGGACTTTGGGATCACCCATCCACGAATTGCGATCGCGGGGATCAATCCCCATAGCGGTGAACAAGGACAATTGGGGATCGAGGAACGCGACTGGCTTCAACCATTAATTGATCGCTATCGCCAGCAACACCCCAACGTCCAGATTACTAATCCAATCCCACCAGACACCATGTGGGTCAATCCTGCCAAAGCTTGGAAAGATAGAGATCGGATATTTCTTGGCTATGATGCTTATCTTGCCATGTATCACGATCAAGGTTTAATACCAGTTAAGCTCTTAGCCTTTGATCGAGCAGTGAATACGACAATTGGACTACCCTTTGTGCGAACATCACCCGATCACGGTACTGCCTTTGATATTGCAGGCAAGGGGATCGCTGATCCCGCAAGTACGATTGAGGCGATCAAATTAGCCGTAGAGCTTGTCCAAATCAGGCAAGAAACGTCATAA
- a CDS encoding GUN4 domain-containing protein, with product MLEKLPSAKGINYRELEKFLKNQEWQKADGLTTKLISQFANQEKEGWPYYEHIPDFPDEDLRTIDQLWVHYSNNKFGFSIQKKLWLDCGGELGKYDDKVWEKFATKVGWYCPQNDRWRTYTEFMNDSPNSLPASLPYTVCSFWVVWMFSDDVWGFLMFFDFLFARSET from the coding sequence GTGCTAGAAAAACTACCAAGCGCCAAAGGGATTAATTATCGAGAGTTGGAGAAATTTCTAAAGAATCAGGAATGGCAAAAGGCGGATGGACTGACGACTAAACTGATAAGTCAGTTTGCCAATCAAGAAAAAGAGGGTTGGCCATATTATGAACATATTCCAGATTTTCCCGATGAAGATTTGCGGACGATCGATCAGTTGTGGGTGCATTACAGTAATAACAAGTTTGGCTTTAGCATTCAGAAAAAGCTTTGGTTAGACTGCGGCGGCGAGCTTGGTAAATATGATGATAAAGTGTGGGAAAAATTTGCGACAAAAGTTGGTTGGTATTGTCCACAAAATGATCGTTGGAGGACATATACTGAATTTATGAATGATTCCCCAAACTCACTTCCAGCAAGCCTTCCGTATACTGTGTGTTCTTTTTGGGTGGTTTGGATGTTTAGTGATGATGTTTGGGGATTTTTGATGTTTTTTGATTTCCTCTTCGCTCGCTCAGAGACTTGA
- the rplI gene encoding 50S ribosomal protein L9: MAKSNLQVMLTKNVTKLGKLGDLVAVKPGYAQNFLIPQGLAIRATAGVVKEVERRKEVERQRLIAIRQEAESRKTALATIGGFIIKKKVGEGNAIFGTVTDREVAQLITAKSMLEIDHRDITIPEINQTGTYEVSIKLHAEVTATIKIQVVPE, translated from the coding sequence ATGGCAAAGAGTAATTTGCAGGTCATGCTGACCAAAAATGTTACAAAATTAGGTAAACTTGGCGATTTAGTAGCTGTAAAGCCTGGTTATGCTCAAAATTTCCTCATACCTCAAGGTTTAGCTATTCGTGCAACCGCAGGTGTTGTTAAAGAAGTTGAAAGACGCAAAGAAGTTGAGCGTCAACGTTTAATCGCTATTCGTCAGGAAGCTGAAAGCCGTAAGACCGCTCTCGCAACTATTGGCGGCTTTATTATTAAGAAAAAAGTTGGCGAAGGTAATGCAATTTTCGGTACTGTCACCGATCGCGAAGTTGCTCAATTGATTACCGCAAAGTCGATGTTAGAAATCGATCACCGCGATATTACAATTCCTGAAATTAATCAAACAGGTACTTACGAGGTTTCGATTAAGCTTCATGCTGAAGTCACTGCAACAATCAAAATCCAAGTCGTTCCTGAATAA
- a CDS encoding FecR domain-containing protein has protein sequence MPLLVLFLTATTLPSCTISQPAKPFSSEALPTEAIAEISEIRSYPVRVKYINSTTARPATVGVPLKVNESVSTDESSTAQITLRTGTIFRIGGTANLILRPQNQVEIESGKLVAWAAKDSKSPAQIKTSFGEISSNDGTLYLEIPAKAAEERRIISLDGTVTVLLKSTSEIVTLGKGEEIRIKADGKATAPKRIDKESIDKKIANNSLIFGFSTQLASLPQITSEFGVTATVKEASTIQFRRSDLPNKPDANKSKVTYTSGTANSDRRDEPVDRKRDDPSTNKPPEPVNTSKPTSEPSSAPNNAPTSTPTTPQPTPITTNPSPKPIEPAPQPAPLEPPPQPVQPEIPAPEPPPTTPKPKN, from the coding sequence GTGCCTCTTCTGGTCTTATTCCTAACAGCCACAACGCTGCCTAGTTGTACGATCAGTCAGCCCGCTAAACCTTTTAGCTCTGAGGCTTTACCGACTGAAGCGATCGCCGAAATTAGCGAAATTCGTAGCTATCCAGTCCGAGTTAAATATATTAACTCCACCACCGCCAGACCTGCTACCGTTGGTGTGCCTCTAAAAGTAAATGAAAGCGTAAGCACTGACGAATCTTCAACTGCTCAAATCACGCTGAGAACGGGGACAATTTTTCGCATTGGTGGTACTGCCAATCTCATCCTCAGACCCCAAAACCAAGTAGAAATCGAGTCGGGCAAATTGGTCGCATGGGCGGCAAAGGATAGTAAATCACCTGCTCAAATTAAGACCTCTTTTGGCGAAATATCTAGCAATGATGGGACGTTATATCTAGAAATTCCTGCGAAAGCGGCTGAAGAACGGCGGATCATTTCCCTAGATGGAACTGTTACCGTCTTACTAAAAAGCACATCGGAAATTGTCACCCTAGGTAAAGGTGAAGAAATTAGAATTAAAGCTGATGGCAAAGCTACTGCGCCCAAACGGATCGACAAGGAGAGTATTGATAAAAAAATTGCCAATAATTCTTTGATTTTTGGATTTAGTACCCAGCTCGCCAGTTTGCCTCAAATCACATCAGAATTTGGTGTTACCGCAACAGTCAAAGAGGCAAGTACGATCCAATTCCGTCGTTCGGATTTGCCGAATAAGCCTGATGCTAATAAGTCTAAAGTTACCTATACCTCAGGTACAGCCAATAGCGATCGCCGCGATGAACCAGTTGACCGCAAGCGCGACGATCCTTCCACTAATAAACCCCCTGAGCCTGTAAATACAAGTAAACCAACCTCAGAGCCTTCTTCCGCACCCAATAATGCACCTACGTCAACACCAACTACGCCTCAACCAACACCCATCACTACGAATCCTTCCCCCAAACCTATAGAACCTGCCCCACAACCAGCACCTTTAGAGCCACCACCACAGCCTGTGCAACCTGAAATCCCCGCCCCTGAGCCACCACCAACTACTCCCAAGCCCAAAAACTAA
- a CDS encoding ligand-binding sensor domain-containing protein: MPQLNASKAIAKTALAITANIASLFVVSYGLNNAEAININNPTPQQETTTGGSKALVTVRPSSNFDSRISATLLDSRDRLWLGTWQGLIQIDQLTGKAISSISLPNSTVTALLEDNRGFFWVGTTSGLYQISPSSGKIENIAIQLSSSRILSLAMDRAGFIWVGTDQGITRISPYNAETYARLPNIPGTAANVMQIDNAGNIWVGTLNGLFKINPGTAKITARIPFVSGQIVQALTVDPSGTVWAGTPRNVIEINPKTNKAIARINTVTGRDIVALASDKSGELWIGMRDGLVLANTYNGEITSFISNLPHSSVVNLLISEHQLWIGTMGGLGKINAKLKKSEIPNATATVIYTIQK, encoded by the coding sequence ATGCCACAATTAAATGCTTCAAAAGCGATCGCTAAAACTGCATTAGCAATAACTGCTAACATAGCCAGCTTATTTGTGGTTAGCTATGGACTCAATAATGCCGAAGCTATCAATATTAACAACCCAACACCTCAGCAGGAGACAACTACAGGAGGTAGCAAGGCACTAGTTACCGTCAGACCATCATCCAATTTTGATAGTCGGATTAGTGCCACATTATTGGACAGCCGCGATCGCCTGTGGCTAGGTACTTGGCAAGGCTTAATTCAAATTGATCAACTCACGGGTAAAGCGATCTCTTCAATATCCTTACCCAACTCCACCGTCACTGCCTTACTTGAAGACAATAGGGGCTTCTTTTGGGTTGGCACAACTTCAGGGCTGTATCAAATCAGCCCTAGTTCAGGCAAAATTGAAAATATTGCGATCCAACTATCCTCTAGCCGCATTTTGAGTCTAGCTATGGATCGGGCAGGCTTTATTTGGGTGGGAACCGATCAAGGCATTACTCGCATCAGTCCCTATAATGCTGAGACCTATGCTCGGTTGCCTAATATTCCAGGGACAGCCGCTAATGTGATGCAAATTGACAATGCTGGTAATATTTGGGTCGGTACATTAAATGGACTGTTTAAGATTAATCCGGGGACAGCGAAAATTACTGCACGAATTCCCTTTGTCTCGGGACAAATTGTACAGGCTCTGACTGTTGATCCATCGGGAACAGTTTGGGCAGGTACGCCACGCAATGTGATCGAAATTAATCCCAAAACGAATAAAGCGATCGCCAGAATTAACACTGTCACAGGACGCGATATTGTTGCCCTAGCTAGCGACAAAAGTGGAGAGTTATGGATTGGCATGAGGGATGGTTTGGTACTTGCCAATACTTACAATGGCGAAATTACATCATTCATCAGTAACCTCCCCCATAGTTCTGTTGTCAATTTGCTCATTAGCGAGCACCAATTATGGATTGGCACGATGGGGGGATTGGGCAAAATCAATGCAAAACTGAAAAAATCAGAAATTCCAAACGCAACTGCGACAGTAATTTATACAATACAGAAGTAG
- a CDS encoding cyclic nucleotide-binding domain-containing protein: MDVWLAKFYDIFTAQILDIGGTKFSIASISLLLGLLILAFFLSKLISETIRRAFLSRFRINRGLQEAITVFIKYFLITLSCTIILQTAGVNLSSLAVVAGVIGIGIGFGLQNLSSNFISGVVLLFEQTLKVGDYIEIGELKGVIEKISIRSTILRTDDDLFVIVPNQRLIEHNTVNWSYRGHTCRIHIPITVAPDTDLLVLTEALLTAARHEPYVLQNPSSEVRFQKFNRDALEFELLVWINDPNENETIRSSLNFRIAYEFKERGIKVPLPTRDIILRNPESVPYVMNALQSQSENLQLPNLAKSSAVNSFSTPSDFSSGNLRDLLRKISYFERCTEVELFALIARGYRKHFDICEVICQENEPSEEFYIILSGAVEVFSERNNQAIATLREGEFFGEISLLIGTPRTATVRALTADTVLFVVERQQLQKLLSEHKELGEQIAVKLSERQQVLVSLGLLNEEELQRSQYAALSWVRDRLNAIFGISLGKNVA; encoded by the coding sequence ATGGATGTTTGGTTAGCCAAGTTTTATGACATCTTCACGGCTCAGATTTTAGATATTGGTGGAACTAAATTTTCGATCGCCTCGATCTCACTGTTGCTAGGACTGCTGATCTTAGCTTTTTTCCTATCCAAATTAATTAGTGAAACTATCAGACGTGCCTTCCTATCTCGATTTCGCATCAATCGAGGATTACAGGAAGCAATTACTGTATTTATAAAATACTTTTTGATTACCCTGAGCTGCACAATTATCTTGCAAACAGCAGGAGTTAACCTCAGTTCTTTAGCAGTAGTTGCAGGGGTAATCGGTATTGGTATTGGCTTTGGCTTACAAAATCTTTCGAGCAATTTTATTAGTGGTGTTGTCCTACTATTTGAGCAGACCCTCAAAGTTGGCGATTATATTGAAATCGGTGAACTAAAGGGAGTTATTGAAAAAATTTCCATTCGTTCCACTATCCTGCGTACCGATGATGATCTCTTTGTAATTGTTCCTAATCAGCGTCTCATTGAACACAATACTGTCAATTGGAGTTATAGAGGACATACCTGCCGAATTCATATTCCAATTACAGTGGCTCCAGATACTGATTTACTAGTCTTGACAGAAGCTTTGCTGACGGCAGCACGTCATGAACCCTATGTATTACAAAATCCATCATCAGAAGTTAGATTCCAAAAATTTAATCGCGATGCCCTTGAGTTTGAATTACTAGTTTGGATTAATGATCCCAATGAAAATGAAACCATTCGTAGCTCTTTGAACTTTCGGATTGCCTATGAATTTAAGGAAAGAGGAATCAAAGTTCCATTACCTACACGCGATATTATTCTTCGTAATCCTGAATCTGTTCCCTATGTGATGAATGCCTTACAGTCGCAAAGTGAGAATTTGCAACTCCCAAATCTAGCAAAATCAAGTGCTGTTAATTCTTTTTCTACTCCTAGTGATTTCAGTTCTGGCAATCTCCGTGATTTATTGCGAAAAATATCCTACTTTGAAAGATGTACAGAAGTAGAACTCTTTGCCTTAATTGCAAGGGGATATCGTAAGCATTTTGATATTTGCGAAGTAATTTGCCAAGAGAATGAACCCAGCGAAGAGTTCTATATTATTTTGTCTGGGGCTGTAGAGGTTTTTTCGGAACGGAATAATCAAGCGATCGCGACATTAAGAGAGGGAGAGTTTTTTGGTGAGATTTCTCTGCTAATTGGTACACCTCGGACGGCAACTGTGCGTGCTCTGACTGCGGATACAGTTCTCTTTGTAGTTGAGCGTCAGCAGTTGCAAAAGCTCCTTAGCGAACATAAGGAATTAGGAGAGCAAATAGCAGTTAAACTATCGGAACGTCAGCAGGTTCTTGTTAGCCTTGGGCTGCTAAATGAAGAGGAATTGCAGAGATCGCAATATGCTGCCCTATCATGGGTACGCGATCGCCTCAATGCTATTTTCGGGATTAGCTTGGGCAAAAATGTCGCTTAG
- the recN gene encoding DNA repair protein RecN, with amino-acid sequence MLLSLKIENFALIDRLELDLYAGLNILTGETGAGKSIVLDALDAALGGKVSARVIRNGAERANIEATFSTNQAIAQWLESQEIDAIDAETLICSREITIKSNRTRVNGVVVNKQQIQELRDRLVEITAQGQTILLSQSAQQRELLDSFGDQAFNQAISLQRQKVAKLFETKERSRKALFERQQNERNRLQHLDMLRYQLKELAAANLEDPDELEQLESDRNRLAHSVELQKQGYAVYEALYQNDSGNACADLLGQAESILTEMVLLDREAEGILELVSSALAQVEEAGRQINNYANRLDSDPEQLETIEQRINQIKQICRKYGTLPEAIAYMEKLQNELAELTDQSISIEDLERKAESDLQSLLKACKKLTELRRQTAIALEKAQIEALKMLAMEKVRFQVGLYPVEPTALGSDHIVFEFSPNLGEPLQPLAETASGGEMSRFLLALKTCFVQQKTRQESQADAESSHAKVGTMVFDEIDTGVSGRVAQAIATQLWQLSRSSQILCVTHQPLIAAIADRHFHVSKEVVGDRTKVQIRLLELEDRKQELAQIASGKSAEQGKRKKEKGKAVLQQGTDDPALSQAIAFAESLLEQAAAIKNQK; translated from the coding sequence TTCTGACAGGCGAAACTGGAGCAGGCAAATCGATTGTATTAGATGCTCTTGATGCAGCACTTGGAGGTAAAGTATCTGCGCGAGTAATTCGTAATGGCGCAGAGCGTGCCAATATTGAGGCAACTTTTTCCACAAATCAGGCGATCGCTCAATGGTTAGAATCTCAAGAAATTGATGCCATTGACGCGGAAACTTTAATTTGCAGTCGGGAGATTACCATCAAGAGCAATCGCACCCGTGTTAACGGTGTGGTAGTTAATAAACAACAAATTCAAGAATTACGCGATCGCCTTGTTGAGATTACGGCTCAAGGTCAGACAATTTTACTGAGTCAATCCGCTCAGCAGAGGGAACTGCTCGATAGTTTTGGTGACCAAGCCTTTAATCAGGCAATCTCATTACAACGTCAAAAGGTCGCAAAATTATTTGAGACAAAGGAGCGATCACGCAAGGCACTGTTTGAGCGTCAACAAAATGAGCGTAACCGTTTGCAGCATTTGGATATGTTGCGCTATCAACTCAAGGAACTTGCCGCCGCAAACCTTGAAGATCCCGATGAATTGGAACAACTCGAAAGCGATCGCAATCGCCTAGCCCATAGCGTCGAATTGCAAAAGCAAGGCTATGCAGTGTATGAAGCGCTCTATCAGAATGATAGTGGTAATGCCTGTGCTGATCTCCTAGGGCAAGCAGAATCGATTCTCACAGAGATGGTATTGCTTGATCGCGAAGCAGAAGGAATTCTAGAATTAGTATCTAGTGCCCTTGCCCAAGTAGAAGAAGCAGGGCGACAGATTAATAATTACGCTAATCGTCTTGATTCTGATCCAGAACAGTTGGAAACCATTGAGCAGAGAATTAATCAAATCAAGCAAATTTGCCGTAAATATGGCACGCTCCCCGAAGCGATCGCCTATATGGAAAAACTGCAAAATGAATTGGCAGAATTGACCGATCAAAGTATTTCTATTGAAGACTTAGAGCGCAAAGCCGAGTCGGATTTACAGAGCTTACTCAAGGCTTGCAAAAAACTGACAGAATTGCGGCGGCAAACTGCGATCGCCCTTGAGAAAGCCCAAATCGAGGCACTAAAAATGTTAGCTATGGAAAAAGTCCGCTTTCAAGTTGGTCTTTATCCAGTTGAGCCAACTGCTTTAGGTAGCGATCACATTGTGTTTGAATTTAGTCCTAACCTTGGTGAACCATTACAGCCACTGGCGGAAACAGCCTCAGGTGGGGAAATGAGCCGCTTTTTGCTAGCATTAAAAACTTGTTTTGTGCAACAGAAAACTAGGCAGGAGAGCCAAGCCGATGCAGAATCTAGCCATGCCAAGGTTGGGACAATGGTATTTGATGAAATTGATACAGGTGTATCAGGTCGAGTTGCTCAAGCGATCGCCACGCAACTCTGGCAATTGAGCCGTAGTTCACAAATCCTCTGTGTGACGCACCAACCCCTAATTGCGGCGATCGCGGATCGTCATTTTCATGTCAGCAAGGAAGTAGTTGGCGATCGCACAAAAGTGCAAATTCGTTTATTAGAACTAGAAGATCGCAAACAGGAGTTGGCTCAAATCGCTTCAGGGAAAAGTGCTGAGCAAGGAAAAAGGAAAAAGGAAAAAGGAAAAGCTGTACTTCAACAAGGTACGGATGATCCTGCTCTAAGTCAGGCGATCGCCTTTGCCGAGTCTTTACTAGAGCAAGCAGCAGCTATTAAAAACCAAAAATAG